The Candidatus Desulfarcum epimagneticum genome contains a region encoding:
- a CDS encoding conserved hypothetical protein (Evidence 4 : Unknown function but conserved in other organisms), producing MNQKTSRQPECFGDLSRVFPREKDGDRSSPMACMGCVFKTECLKEAMETQKGLRFREERLGRAQESGMMGFFERWSQKKSLHNKMKGKRATKTT from the coding sequence ATGAATCAAAAAACCAGCAGACAGCCCGAGTGTTTCGGCGATTTGAGCCGGGTGTTTCCCAGGGAAAAAGACGGGGACCGAAGCTCCCCGATGGCATGCATGGGGTGCGTGTTTAAAACCGAATGCCTGAAAGAGGCCATGGAGACCCAAAAGGGCCTCCGGTTCCGGGAGGAGCGCCTGGGCCGGGCCCAGGAATCGGGCATGATGGGGTTTTTTGAAAGATGGTCCCAGAAAAAGTCCCTTCACAACAAAATGAAGGGGAAACGGGCGACGAAAACCACATGA
- the pgk gene encoding Phosphoglycerate kinase, whose product MKTIRDLDIEEKRTLIRVDFNVPLDENGHITDDTRIRRSLKTIERALEKKAKIILASHMGRPGGKPDPALSLSPAAARLGELLGETVRLAPLQDMAAGVGEGEIVLLENLRFHPGEEENSDDFGRSLAGLCDVYINEAFSVSHRQNASVCAVARHAPETGAGFLLESELLWHERAFQSPARPLAAVIGGAKISGKIEALKNLADIVDILIIGGAMANTFLKSAGIGVGKSLFEEKRLDMARAVMESARERGPELLIPVDVAASGTLEAGAEREVFAAGEIPEDQMALDIGPETSAIFAKALGRARTIVWNGPMGAFEYPPFDRGTMDMARSVAESGAFSAAGGGDTVAAVNRAGAADKISHISTGGGAFLALLEGKTLPGVAALH is encoded by the coding sequence ATGAAAACCATAAGAGACCTGGACATAGAGGAAAAACGGACCCTTATTCGGGTGGATTTCAATGTGCCCCTGGACGAAAACGGCCATATCACGGACGACACCCGAATCCGGCGCTCCCTTAAGACCATTGAGCGCGCGCTTGAGAAAAAGGCCAAAATCATCCTGGCCTCGCACATGGGCCGCCCCGGCGGCAAACCCGACCCGGCCCTGTCCCTGTCCCCGGCGGCGGCGCGGCTGGGGGAGCTTTTGGGAGAGACGGTTCGTCTCGCGCCCCTTCAGGACATGGCGGCGGGCGTGGGGGAGGGCGAGATCGTTTTGCTGGAGAACCTGCGGTTTCACCCCGGGGAGGAGGAAAACAGCGACGACTTCGGCCGGAGTCTGGCCGGGCTCTGCGATGTGTACATCAACGAGGCGTTTTCGGTCTCCCACCGTCAAAACGCCTCGGTGTGCGCCGTCGCCCGCCACGCGCCTGAGACCGGCGCCGGTTTTCTGCTTGAAAGCGAGCTGTTGTGGCATGAAAGGGCCTTTCAGTCCCCGGCCCGTCCCCTGGCGGCGGTCATCGGGGGGGCCAAAATATCGGGTAAGATCGAGGCGCTCAAGAACCTGGCGGACATCGTGGATATTCTGATCATCGGCGGCGCCATGGCCAACACCTTTTTGAAAAGCGCCGGGATCGGGGTCGGAAAGTCCCTGTTTGAGGAAAAACGCCTGGACATGGCCCGCGCCGTCATGGAAAGCGCCCGGGAAAGGGGGCCGGAGCTTTTGATTCCCGTGGATGTGGCCGCGTCCGGAACCCTGGAGGCGGGCGCGGAGCGGGAGGTTTTTGCGGCCGGGGAAATCCCGGAAGACCAAATGGCCCTGGATATCGGCCCTGAGACCTCCGCGATTTTCGCAAAGGCCCTGGGCCGGGCCCGGACCATTGTCTGGAACGGCCCCATGGGCGCCTTTGAATACCCCCCCTTTGACCGGGGGACCATGGACATGGCGCGAAGCGTGGCCGAATCGGGCGCCTTTTCGGCGGCGGGCGGCGGGGACACCGTGGCGGCCGTGAACCGGGCCGGCGCGGCTGATAAAATATCGCATATCTCCACAGGGGGCGGGGCCTTTCTGGCCCTTTTGGAGGGAAAGACCCTTCCTGGGGTCGCCGCGCTTCACTGA
- a CDS encoding conserved membrane hypothetical protein (Evidence 4 : Unknown function but conserved in other organisms): MTFKSFFSSKKILAALFFLAALSAVAFFFRASLWEAAAGAWDVFSDRDKTAEFIRSMGPWAPAVFVALQILQVIFAPIPGEASGFIGGLLFGAFEGFWYSSLGLAVGSACNFFIARRLGRPYVTRLIKPALMEKADRAVRRQGIIALFILFVFPGFPKDYLCLALGLTSIPVKAFLIIASLGRMPGTLALSLQGEFFHKQMYGPFFFLLAVCLAAALVAYLNRERLYEWVERLNGK, translated from the coding sequence ATGACGTTTAAATCTTTTTTTTCCAGCAAAAAAATTCTCGCGGCCCTGTTTTTTCTGGCGGCCCTTTCGGCCGTCGCTTTTTTTTTCCGCGCCTCCCTGTGGGAGGCGGCGGCCGGGGCCTGGGATGTTTTTTCCGACCGGGACAAGACCGCGGAATTCATCCGATCCATGGGCCCCTGGGCCCCGGCCGTTTTTGTGGCGCTCCAGATTTTGCAGGTGATCTTCGCCCCCATTCCCGGGGAGGCCAGCGGATTCATCGGTGGGCTTTTGTTCGGCGCCTTTGAGGGATTCTGGTATTCCAGCCTGGGCCTGGCCGTCGGATCGGCGTGCAATTTTTTCATCGCCCGCCGCCTGGGGCGGCCCTATGTGACGCGGCTGATCAAGCCGGCGCTCATGGAAAAGGCGGACCGGGCGGTGAGGCGCCAGGGCATCATCGCGCTGTTTATCCTGTTCGTTTTTCCCGGTTTTCCCAAGGACTACCTGTGCCTGGCCCTGGGACTGACCTCCATTCCCGTCAAGGCGTTTCTGATTATCGCCTCCCTGGGCCGCATGCCCGGCACATTGGCCTTAAGTCTCCAGGGGGAGTTTTTTCATAAACAAATGTACGGGCCGTTCTTTTTTCTTTTGGCCGTCTGCCTTGCGGCGGCGCTGGTGGCCTACCTCAACCGGGAGCGGCTGTATGAGTGGGTTGAAAGGCTGAATGGAAAATGA
- a CDS encoding conserved hypothetical protein (Evidence 4 : Unknown function but conserved in other organisms), with product MTYWRARDDLSRVDRLRRSYYELFRDELDSFLLEHALMDSYQNFVSRKKRYPFVEKRELKPRARIPDVEYESQNAFLVIFLEDQLSPSDKKYIRFFDDNKTTKKNLLRSKTLPLPENYDRYHKHFDSEPFFDFVKAVLPVDYALLIQSDPSARAANRYALSHFHVRIDWPIADAAEDMAKSLRYISKELYEKGEKQAEDIQKKFFEFYGLPAMCGGRRTAAIVAAQYFKRIPFISTVYVGSSESRALIKISECGVSKAALMYLSDPEIEEIAASNGFSPEAFSKHYMVARKGKKGGVFIFRAKYSNTEHACEPADGKLREMKPDLSWITVESQRLLPKPDAVKMPPVPMNVIYS from the coding sequence TTGACTTACTGGCGGGCGAGAGATGATCTGAGCCGTGTGGACCGTTTGAGACGGTCGTATTATGAACTTTTCCGGGATGAGCTGGACTCCTTTCTGCTGGAGCACGCCCTGATGGATTCCTACCAGAATTTTGTTTCCCGGAAAAAACGCTATCCTTTTGTGGAAAAAAGGGAGTTGAAGCCCCGCGCCCGGATCCCCGACGTGGAGTATGAGTCTCAAAACGCCTTCCTCGTGATTTTTTTGGAGGATCAGCTGTCTCCGTCGGACAAGAAATACATCCGTTTTTTCGACGACAACAAGACCACCAAAAAAAATCTGCTTCGCTCCAAAACCCTTCCGCTTCCGGAAAACTACGACCGGTACCACAAGCACTTTGACTCGGAGCCTTTTTTTGATTTCGTCAAGGCCGTTCTCCCGGTGGACTACGCGCTTTTGATCCAGTCCGATCCCTCGGCCCGGGCCGCCAACCGATACGCCCTGTCCCATTTTCATGTGCGAATCGACTGGCCCATCGCCGACGCGGCCGAGGACATGGCCAAATCCCTGCGCTATATTTCCAAGGAGCTGTATGAGAAGGGGGAAAAGCAGGCCGAGGACATCCAGAAAAAGTTTTTTGAATTTTACGGGCTTCCGGCCATGTGCGGCGGCCGTCGCACGGCGGCCATTGTGGCGGCCCAGTATTTCAAACGAATTCCCTTCATCTCCACCGTGTACGTGGGAAGCAGCGAATCCAGGGCCCTGATCAAAATTTCGGAATGCGGCGTGTCAAAGGCCGCGCTGATGTATCTGTCCGATCCGGAGATCGAGGAGATCGCCGCGTCCAACGGTTTTTCGCCGGAGGCCTTTTCCAAACATTATATGGTGGCCCGGAAAGGGAAAAAGGGCGGGGTTTTTATCTTCCGGGCGAAATATTCCAACACCGAGCACGCCTGCGAGCCTGCGGACGGCAAACTAAGGGAGATGAAGCCGGATCTGTCATGGATCACGGTGGAAAGCCAGCGCCTTTTGCCGAAGCCGGACGCGGTTAAGATGCCGCCTGTTCCCATGAACGTCATTTACTCTTAA
- a CDS encoding conserved hypothetical protein (Evidence 4 : Unknown function but conserved in other organisms): MSHSHTPHSHSHSGAGHSHDEPGAMSFPEKMARLLEHWIAHNEDHAASYRDWAGKAGENHIPEAKALLEEAAEMTGRISEKFERAAGIVKKI; this comes from the coding sequence GTGTCCCACAGCCACACCCCCCACAGCCATTCCCACAGCGGAGCCGGGCATTCCCACGACGAGCCCGGCGCCATGTCTTTTCCGGAAAAGATGGCCCGGCTTCTTGAGCATTGGATCGCCCACAACGAAGACCACGCGGCGTCCTACCGGGACTGGGCCGGAAAAGCCGGCGAAAACCATATCCCCGAAGCAAAGGCGCTGCTTGAGGAGGCCGCCGAAATGACCGGGCGCATCAGCGAAAAATTCGAGCGGGCCGCCGGAATCGTTAAGAAAATTTGA
- a CDS encoding MOSC domain-containing protein, whose amino-acid sequence MAEKNMKILAIAMSEKKKTRKVCVKEATLVENHGIEGDAHAGNWHRQISFLASERIEDFRKKGGKADFGDFAENIATTGVDWKTLPVGTRVRLGESALAEITQIGKKCHQKCEIYHQTGDCIMPREGVFAKVLKGGKIRPGDTLEIKFS is encoded by the coding sequence TTGGCGGAAAAAAACATGAAAATCTTGGCCATCGCGATGAGCGAAAAAAAGAAAACCCGAAAGGTTTGTGTCAAAGAGGCGACGCTGGTGGAAAACCACGGCATCGAAGGCGACGCCCACGCGGGAAACTGGCACAGGCAAATCAGCTTCCTGGCCTCCGAGCGCATTGAGGATTTTCGAAAAAAAGGGGGAAAGGCGGACTTTGGGGATTTTGCCGAAAACATCGCCACAACGGGCGTGGACTGGAAGACCCTTCCGGTGGGAACCCGGGTCCGGCTTGGGGAATCCGCGCTGGCGGAAATCACCCAGATCGGCAAAAAATGCCACCAGAAATGCGAGATCTACCACCAGACCGGCGACTGCATCATGCCCCGGGAGGGGGTGTTCGCCAAGGTCCTGAAAGGTGGAAAAATCAGGCCCGGGGACACTCTGGAAATCAAATTTTCTTAA
- a CDS encoding Lysine transporter LysE: protein MTLELWIPFALAAALVLIIPGPTVILVVSQALSHGRRSVAPLAAGVVLGDFTAMTLSLLGLGALLSASAALFTLFKWAGALFLIFLGIRMIVSSPRQNPAPGKATRASGRSLFKSSFVTTALNPKSIAFFVAFLPQFMDPLKPALAQMTTLGATFLFLAGVNAALFAFFAGRLGEQMRKKSVRKWLNRLGGSALIGAGILTAGMRRAP from the coding sequence ATGACCCTGGAACTTTGGATTCCCTTTGCCCTGGCGGCGGCCCTGGTTCTGATCATACCGGGCCCCACCGTCATCCTGGTGGTCAGCCAGGCCCTGTCCCACGGGCGCCGGTCCGTGGCCCCGCTCGCGGCGGGCGTGGTTCTCGGGGACTTCACCGCCATGACCCTTTCTCTTTTGGGTCTTGGGGCGCTGCTGTCCGCCTCGGCGGCCCTTTTCACCTTGTTCAAGTGGGCGGGGGCCCTTTTCCTGATTTTCTTAGGCATCCGGATGATCGTCTCCTCTCCCCGGCAGAACCCGGCGCCGGGAAAGGCGACACGCGCCTCCGGCCGGTCCCTTTTTAAAAGCTCCTTTGTCACAACGGCCTTAAACCCCAAAAGCATCGCCTTTTTTGTGGCGTTTCTTCCGCAATTCATGGACCCCCTGAAACCGGCCCTGGCCCAGATGACGACCCTTGGCGCGACCTTTCTGTTCCTGGCCGGGGTCAACGCGGCCCTGTTCGCCTTTTTCGCCGGACGGCTCGGCGAGCAGATGAGAAAAAAAAGCGTCCGCAAGTGGCTCAACCGCCTGGGCGGGAGCGCCCTGATCGGCGCCGGCATTTTGACCGCCGGAATGCGCCGCGCCCCTTAG